A single Ciona intestinalis chromosome 12, KH, whole genome shotgun sequence DNA region contains:
- the LOC100187117 gene encoding poly(ADP-ribose) glycohydrolase (The sequence of the model RefSeq protein was modified relative to this genomic sequence to represent the inferred CDS: added 47 bases not found in genome assembly) has product MLQREISPPKQKLKQASISEFFSLSSKSVKRKRSPTQSENEVSPFAKKTTEHKTSAKTPVLDIGVKPTPTKVSQTKSPTVGPSHEKMSANSEPNSSRLLSGLTEAEGAEKNIIQMSKDATNFDIDSILENVTENMSHNKNNSQSSKPDLESMDVTVRAESPLLFEDSIQEAPVVEPESMQFTDGPTCMGMPAKDLKRIPNCWATNPFTMESGTRHLKLYNTSHKGPGPPPPKSTTYYDAWDSHHVRLPCSTENLYPVTERGRKSLEKRWELIRSSLLMKMDNEYDLQEAILTYNSRYCKKWSFQKLGNFFTQASDSYKKKFFGTTLPRMVALALDLPNICTQPIPLLCHQRSCKVTMTQQQIACLLCNAFFCTFPRRNSKGPNSEYSNYPSINFSSLFNGAGGWHNSPFVEKFKTILHYFERVCENMPTGTVTFERRCLSDFPRWEKSPCTLGGLHLSNEGRIECDGIGLLQVDFANRYLGGGVLSSGLVQEEILFSICPELIVSKLFVEKLDDNECVVITGAEQFSSYTGYADTYKWGGNHIDTTTRDDFGRLCKQLVAMDATCYQKSSNQFKTASVRRELNKAFCGFYCDMDPEHSPAVATGNWGCGAFGGNPLFKGLLQLMAAATVGRDLCYFTFNDRELMQQLHEMHSFIKENKMRVSDLWNIIICYNKQVIESKDSKSSSIFKFIRDTHILSTDED; this is encoded by the exons ATGTTACAACGTGAAATTAGCCCACCAAAGCAAAAATTAAAGCAAGCTTCAATATCGGAATTTTTCTCTTTATCCTCGAAATCTGTGAAACGAAAACGTTCTCCTACTCAAAGCGAAAACGAAGTTTCTCCTTTTGCTAAAAAGACAACAGAACACAAAACATCTGCTAAAACACCCGTTTTAGATATTGGCGTG AAGCCAActcccacaaaagtcagtcaAACAAAATCCCCAACAGTGGGTCCAAGTCACGAAAAAATGAGCGCAAACTCCGAGCCGAACAGTAGCCGACTTTTATCTGGACTTACTGAGGCAGAAGGTGCGGAGAAAAATATCATTCAGATGTCAAAAGATGCCACCAACTTTGATATTGATTCTATTTTGGAAAATGTGACTGAAAATATGTcacacaataaaaacaactcgCAATCCAGTAAACCAGACTTGGAATCTATGGATGTAACTGTAAG AGCTGAAAGTCCCCTGTTGTTTGAAGATTCAATTCAAGAGGCTCCAGTAGTTGAACCAGAGAGTATGCAG TTCACTGATGGACCTACTTGTATGGGAATGCCTGCTAAGGATTTAAAACGAATTCCAAATTGCTGGGCAACAAACCCGTTCACTATGGAGTCAggaacaagacacttaaaacTGTATAAT acTTCCCACAAAGGACCCGGGCCACCACCCCCCAAATCTACCACCTATTACGACGCATGGGACTCCCATCATGTGCGACTTCCGTGCTCGACAGAAAATCTCTACCCGGTAACAGAGAGAGGTAGGAAGAGCTTAGAGAAGAGATGGGAGCTGATCCGGAGCTCTCTTTTGATGAAGATGGATAACGAATACGATTTGCAG gAAGCCATTCTCACATACAACAGCAGATACTGCAAAAAGTGGTCGTTTCAAAAActaggtaatttttttacccAAGCAAGTGattcttacaaaaaaaagttttttgggACCACATTACCACGCATGGTTGCGCTTGCTTTGGATTTACCCAACATTTGTACACAG CCGATACCATTGTTATGTCATCAACGGAGTTGTAAAGTCACTATGACTCAGCAACAAATTGCATGTTTGCTGTGTAATGCTTTCTTTTGCACATTTCCGAGACGTAACTCAAAAGGTCCAAACTCTGAATATTCAAACTATCCTAGCATTAACTTTAGCAG tttattCAATGGAGCAGGGGGATGGCATAATAGTCCATttgttgaaaaatttaaaactattcttCACTATTTTGAGAGAGTATGCGAAAACA tgCCAACAGGAACTGTAACTTTTGAGCGACGTTGCTTGTCAGATTTTCCTCGCTGGGAAAAAAGCCCATGTACCTTGGGTGGATTGCATCTAAGCAATGAAGGGAGAATAGAATGTGACGGTATTGGTTTATTACAG GTTGATTTTGCAAATCGGTATCTTGGAGGTGGCGTGCTCTCTAGCGGCCTCGTGCAGGAGGAAATTTTATTCAGTATTTGCCCCGAGCTCATAGTTTCCAAGCTCTTTGTTGAAAAATTGGACGACAACGAGTGTGTGGTCATCACTG gGGCCGAGCAGTTCAGTTCCTACACTGGTTACGCTGATACTTACAAATGGGGCGGCAACCACATAGATACAACAACCAGAGACGACTTCGGTCGACTTTGCAAACAACTTGTCGCCATGGATGCCACTTGTtatcaaaa atCTTCAAATCAATTCA TACTGTGACATGGACCCCGAACATTCACCCGCTGTTGCCACGGGTAACTGGGGCTGTGGGGCTTTTGGGGGAAATCCCTTATTTAAAG gttTACTGCAGTTAATGGCAGCAGCAACTGTTGGACGAGATCTgtgttattttacatttaatgaTAGAGAACTGATGCAACAATTGCATGAAATGCATTCGTTTATCAAAGAAAATAAGATGAGAGTTA GTGACTTATGGAATATTATCATTTGCtacaataaacaagttattgaGAGTAAGGACTCTAAATCTTCAAGTATTTTTAAGTTCATTCGAGACACTCATATTCTTAGCACCGATGAAGACTAA
- the LOC100180020 gene encoding protein O-mannose kinase, with translation MWNIKKKKHKSRSKKEDANLYFIILLAAVFVLVVVKRDNLLYSTGVIKKMQKPIKLLKGARDRLRSNTFFRSTPSEVANLPKPDFRPSCAKNEFRIINMTSCHEILYCDAIFHNVEKGSYFNKGKTKKMQYGVWEGRRVAVAHSITSKVINTKADFNEHVTNLFRLQSPFVTQLIGFCNVSRTAFDYARSFIVTEYHKRGSLDTYLNSNEHITSDATERLRLAVSYLKTLNFLHNQTEGSLVVCDSNDLKGALQNYLVTSDRRVILNDMDDLPLVNRYGKLIQCKHQDVLSDQPSIVGENFLAPEQKTALLASFPKSAIARLERNSGVTSTGAEIDAQGRPPPSLDAKIDVYKIPDIVQAILLINKEKLSKLHSDSYRKASLNIWRKLMKINEECKDPSASTRPQTSKVLQAYENLLKSLSS, from the exons atgtggaatataaagaaaaagaaacacaAAAGTCGAAGCAAAAAAGAAGATGCGAATTTGTATTTCATCATACTGTTGGCTGCCGTATTTGTGTTGGTCGTGGTAAAAAGGGACAACTTATTATATTCTACTGGTGTCATAAAGAAGATGCAAAAGCCAATAAAATTGCTAAAG GGTGCTCGCGACCGTTTACGAAGCAATACTTTTTTCCGATCCACGCCGTCCGAGGTGGCTAATTTACCGAAACCTGACTTTCGACCAAGTTGCGCCAAAAACGAGTTCAGAATcataaatatgacgtcatgtcatgaaatattgtattgtgacgCAATATTCCACAATGTTGAAAAGGGCTCTTACTTTAACAAAGGGAAAACAAAAAAG atgcAGTACGGTGTTTGGGAAGGCCGTAGAGTAGCAGTGGCTCATTCCATTACATCCAAAGTGATAAACACTAAAGCGGATTTTAATGAACACGTAACGAACCTGTTTCGACTCCAAAGTCCGTTTGTGACACAGTTGATTGGATTTTGCAACGTTTCAAG AACTGCATTCGACTACGCAAGGTCTTTTATAGTCACTGAGTATCACAAACGTGGGTCTTTGGACACATATTTGAACTCAAACGAACATATTACGAGTGATGCTACCGAGAGGTTACGACTCGCTGTATCTTATTTGAAGACGTTGAACTTTCTACACAACCAAACAGAAG gAAGTCTGGTTGTTTGCGATTCAAACGACCTGAAGGGGGCGCTACAGAACTATCTTGTGACGTCAGATAGGCGGGTGATTTTAAACGATATGGACGATCTCCCATTGGTCAATCGCTATGGCAAGCTTATTCAATGCAAACACCAG GATGTTCTATCTGACCAACCGTCCATCGTGGGAGAGAATTTTCTTGCTCCGGAACAAAAAACTGCTCTTTTAGCAAGTTTTCCTAAATCAGCTATTGCAAGACTCGAACGTAATAGCGGCGTGACGTCAACAGGCGCAGAAATCGACGCACAAGGACGCCCGCCGCCGAGTCTTGACGCAAAAATTGACGTGTACAAAATTCCCGACATCGTGCAGGctattttgttaattaataaagaaaaattgtcAAAGCTCCATAGCGACAGCTACCGGAAAGCGTCGTTGAACATTTGGagaaaattaatgaaaattaaCGAGGAATGTAAAGACCCGTCGGCGAGCACGAGGCCACAGACTTCGAAAGTACTTCAAGCGTACGAGAATCTGTTAAAATCGTTATCATCTTGA
- the LOC108949970 gene encoding uncharacterized protein LOC108949970: MSSYVLDVAAKDIASKFFHCFIVQENRMVKKFVFSFVLLSVFTVVTSEYLLCKRVDQVFRSTNLQTSANSTKIRGPRGRPGKQGPTGPRGPPGPEGPQAMLDWGRVEQTIVQVIENYTRCTGVRYGNRCIRLLYTAGYKTTKAQSESLCRFHGGQLIDIENEEMYDLVYNYIKRTWNAYITDDYDFVDVWLASTYEGGVVRMLNGEVGFARWHNAGYPNPVYTAMILEVAIKASRPPRYTGMFNQPSSFVRPVPLCSFEL, translated from the exons ATGTCAAGCTACGTATTAGACGTTGCTGCAAAAGACATTGCTTCAAAATTCTTTCACTGCTTTATAgtacaagaaaacagaatggtCAAAAAATTCGTGTTTTCCTTTGTTCTGTTGTCAGTGTTTACAGTAGTTACATCTGAGTACTTGTTGTGCAAAAGAGTAGATCAGGTTTTCAGATCAACCAACCTGCAAACAAGTGCTAACTCAACAAAAATTAGGGGACCGAGAGGTCGACCTGGAAAACAAGGTCCTACTGGGCCAAGAGGACCACCTGGCCCTGAAGGTCCACAAGCCATGCTCGACTGGGGAAGAGTGGAACAAACAATAGTGCAAGTGATTGAAAATTACA CTAGATGCACAGGGGTGAGATACGGCAATCGATGCATACGATTGCTCTACACAGCTGGGTATAAAACAACTAAAGCACAATCAGAAAGCCTTTGTCGTTTCCACGGTGGTCAACTGATAGACATAGAAAATGAAGAGATGTATGACTTGGTTTATAACTACATAAAGAGAACATGGAACGCCTATATAACTGATGATTACGATTTCGTGGACGTTTGGCTGGCTTCGACTTATGAG GGTGGTGTTGTCAGGATGCTGAACGGTGAAGTCGGTTTTGCGAGATGGCACAACGCGGGTTATCCAAACCCAGTATATACAGCAATGATTTTAGAAGTCGCAATAAAAGCGAGCAGACCACCTCGATACACTGGAATGTTCAATCAGCCGTCAAGTTTTGTGAGGCCAGTGCCGCTGTGTTCGTTTGAACTATAA
- the LOC113474789 gene encoding uncharacterized protein LOC113474789, whose amino-acid sequence MLQAEEDTYIPKVRGLLIEIGIPRLYSQVYVLYFSQEKTWVAYGSKNYVLPLCFTERKDLFLLEFEKGIDTPEVNRDASSVCICVSIGAVCEGMGSVEDFWKSNVPYTSKSGLTATLLKDTFRPSLEVQNGFAYNVRLSDTKRFTFRGHGRDFEAQYGMICKSNELLQRLLNESRQTITDFLSKSKSHIYKVVQCAEEMEKTMSKSIEDLNMLECLDFIDEVKTSAEKLTLAKENGFDTTEQIKKLEANLYLLGQSYDHFCQPKVLAKGIKKLENQINECKTVVSDFKNKVLDEAGFKEASDAAMTLKTSTDTFGDMIVGSKINCVNGNVVRVYLEEQLAAEDMTYHCTQVLLPSVYSCITTSKLETEFIKQASLTFKRVLEFMPKEMDKLESNPQELYAVYQNLQCYENFSLGNSFELFSSEYKSWQSTLNEYAVYLLNQWFDHYSNRKATSKHSYSESLLKVAIMQADTLEQFYMASDITSLRENGVHFHNTENINADNLLLFDHQMYLVLTSSIISLCQSHKTDSKEFRLLVCFTAQRWTNVRRFFGPLKKRNGYLTPLKKMFKFCSTVQSLASVLTQWGKETSILALQDLGHKINSLKPKLIETGRKFQAMLSEFKSGQYLEEHFDSDTVGGILRHKAYDIETLPDRSNQIINQFSEDLEEVTVLLAECKDNIAAMVKPYEGKDTEDYRTVVSNLIELLKCFRITQRYETKQLENITDFITRYENSDAFSKESNKTFKEAKSDIEKAKRRLVNTKRMGKYEAALSRDALDKLKEAEATLKQDYLETILDKLEAIAPNLCDETETPKLVELLKTIQDKNQNKRKNSLHDELISHVISILDGKEKDQISVEAIVSLNKLILKLIKHAQAFYEHSKLRICWGKYMLPTFRQTHDQLREVAFAKDMSKLREAGKHFSLHLVRREWVHSRLGYATYYCWNGDRLCIDPYNIENDTHILCKQSDDDLTITD is encoded by the exons ATGCTTCAAGCAGAAGAAGACACATATATACCTAAAGTTAGAGGGTTGTTAATAGAAATTGGAATTCCGAGGCTGTATTCTCAGGTCTATGTGTTGTACTTCAGTCAAGAAAAGACATGGGTTGCATATGGAAGCAAAAACTACGTTTTGCCGCTTTGTTTTACAGAGAGAAAAGATCTTTTTCTACTTGAGTTTGAAAAAGGAATAGATACTCCGGAGGTAAATAGAGACGCCTCTTCAGTCTGTATCTGTGTAAGCATAGGTGCTGTATGCGAAGGCATGGGTTCAGTTGAAGATTTTTGGAAAAGTAATGTTCCATATACCAGCAAAAGTGGACTAACTGCAACTTTGCTGAAGGATACTTTTCGACCATCGCTAGAAGTACAAAATGGTTTCGCTTACAACGTTCGGTTGTCAGATACAAAGCGGTTTACGTTCAGAGGCCACGGGCGGGATTTTGAAGCACAATATGGAATGATTTGTAAAAGCAATGAATTGCTTCAGCGACTTCTTAACGAAAGCAGACAGACAATTACAGATTTTCTAAGCAAATCCAAGTCGCACATTTATAAAGTTGTGCAGTGCGCCGAAGAAATGGAGAAAACTATGTCAAAGTCGATTGAAGACTTGAACATGCTTGAATGTCTAGATTTTATTGATGAAGTTAAAACTTCAGCAGAAAAGTTGACACTTGCGAAGGAAAACGGTTTCGATACAactgaacaaataaaaaaacttgaagCAAATCTATACCTTTTAGGTCAAAGCTACGATCATTTTTGCCAGCCAAAAGTATTGGcaaaaggaattaaaaaactaGAAAATCAAATCAACGAATGTAAGACGGTTGTTtctgattttaaaaacaaagttttggaTGAAGCTGGTTTTAAAGAAGCGAGCGATGCGGCAATGACTTTAAAAACGAGTACAGATACATTTGGTGACATGATCGTAGGTAGTAAAATAAACTGCGTAAATGGCAATGTTGTTCGTGTTTATCTCGAAGAACAACTTGCGGCGGAAGACATGACTTACCACTGCACCCAAGTTCTGCTACCAAGCGTATATTCCTGTATTACGACATCAAAGTTGGAAACCGAGTTTATAAAGCAAGCAAGTTTGACTTTTAAAAGGGTATTGGAGTTTATGCCCAAGGAAATGGATAAGCTAGAATCGAACCCGCAAGAGTTGTACGCAGTCTATCAAAATTTACAGTGCTATGAAAATTTCTCACTTGGCAACTCATTTGAACTTTTTTCCTCCGAATACAAATCATGGCAGTCTACTTTAAATGAATACGCAGTGTATTTGTTAAACCAGTGGTTTGACCACTACTCAAATAGAAAAGCCACTTCAAAGCATTCGTATTCTGAGAGTCTACTGAAAGTTGCTATCATGCAAGCTGACACCTTGGAACAGTTCTACATGGCTTCTGATATAACATCTCTTCGAGAAAACGGAGTACACTTTCACAATACTGAAAATATCAATGCGGACAATTTGCTGTTATTTGATCATCAGATGTATCTCGTGCTTACTTCGAGTATAATAAGCTTATGTCAGTCTCACAAAACGGATAGCAAAGAGTTTCGTTTGTTGGTGTGTTTCACTGCACAGCGCTGGACGAATGTGAGACGTTTTTTCGGACCGCTGAAAAAACGAAATGGTTACCTAACACCACTGAAAAAGATGTTCAAATTTTGCAGCACCGTACAATCGCTCGCTAGTGTACTAACACAGTGGGGAAAAGAAACTAGTATCTTAGCTTTACAAGACTTGGGCCATAAAATTAATTCTCTGAAGCCTAAACTTATCGAAACGGGACGGAAATTTCAAGCTATGTTGTCTGAGTTTAAATCAGGTCAATATCTGGAGGAACATTTTGATAGTGACACTGTCGGTGGGATACTAAGACACAAGGCTTACGATATTGAAACTTTGCCAGATAGGTCCAATCAAATtattaatcaattttctgAAGATCTTGAAGAGGTAACAGTTTTGCTCGCAGAATGTAAAGATAATATTGCAGCAATGGTTAAACCATACGAGGGCAAGGATACTGAAGATTATAGGACCGTAGTTTCAAATTTAATTGAACTGTTAAAGTGTTTTCGTATAACACAACGCtacgaaacaaaacaactggAGAATATTACTGATTTTATTACACGGTACGAAAATAGTGATGCGTTTTCCAAAGAGTCTAACAAGACCTTTAAAGAGGCAAAGTCCGACATAGAAAAAGCAAAGAGAAGGCTTGTTAATACGAAGAGAATGGGGAAATACGAAGCTGCACTATCGAGAGATGCATTGGATAAACTAAAAGAAGCGGAGGCGACACTGAAACAAGACTATCTTGAAACAATCTTGGACAAATTGGAGGCTATTGCTCCCAACCTTTGCGATGAGACCGAGACGCCTAAACTGGTCGAACTCTTAAAAACAATTCAagataaaaatcaaaacaaacgAAAG aACAGTCTTCACGATGAATTGATCAGTCATGTTATAAGTATTCTTGATGGAAAAGAAAAAGATCAAATTTCCGTTGAAGCTATTGTTTCACTGAATAAATTAATcttaaaattgataaaacatgCCCAAGCATTTTATGAACATTCAAAATTACGAATTTGTTGGGGTAAATATATGTTGCCTACATTCAGGCAAACACATGACCAGCTTCGGGAAGTCGCTTTCGCTAAAGACATGTCAAAGTTAAGAGAAGCTGGAAAACACTTCAGTTTACATCTTGTTAGGCGGGAGTGGGTACATTCTCGGCTGGGTTATGCAACATACTACTGTTGGAACGGAGACCGTTTATGTATAGATCCGTACAACATAGAAAATGACACTCATATTCTATGTAAACAAAGTGATGATGATCTGACAATCACAGATTAA